The Streptomyces sp. DG1A-41 genomic sequence AGGGGAAGTGCGGGTTCCGTGAGGGGTGAGGGCTGGAAGCGGCCTGGTAGGGCCCTGAACAAGGCCCGCGGAGGGAGGCGTGGATGAGCCTGGTGGAGTTGATCGCACAGGCCGACGAACGCGGGCTGGCCGCGAGCGGGCTGGCTTGTTTGGATCGGTGTGTGCCCCTCCTGGGCGGCGACGACGAGATCCTGCGGCCGCTGTGGGCGAGCCTCACCGACACCGCCCGTACCGGCGACTGGGGTGAAGGGCTGGAGCTGGCGCGCGGCAAGCTGGACGCCGCCGGCACCGGGGACGAGGCGGTCGTGCTCGCCCACCGGATGCTCGAGGCCGCTCCCGTCGAGCGGTCCCCCGCCGGGGTACGGGTGTGGGCCGACGCCTGCTCCGTCGCCTCCCTCCAGATCCACCGCCTCCTCGACACCGCCGAGGACGACGCCTCGTCGGTCTCCGTGCGCCGCGAAGGTCGTACGGAGGGCATGTCGCCGCTCGTCGCCGCGGAACTGCGCCGCCAGATCACCGTCCTGGAGGTCCTGGCCGGACACGGCCCGGCCGGGCTGCGGCGGGCGCTGGAGGTGTCGACCGAGGGGCGGCGGGTGCTGCGCGCGGTCGTCTCGCGCCGGAGTCGGCAGCAGGGCTGAGGACCGGACCGCTGGGCCTCCGACCGGCCTAAACCCCCTTTCCTGGAAGAGTCCTGTGACCGTCGTGGGGCCGACGTGGGGCGGTCCTGCGCCGGTTGCGGGCAGCCGCCGATTCCGTGTGACGAAACGCCACGCCGCAGCGCTTTCCGGGATGTGACGACTCAGCAGGAAACCAGGCCCTCGGCCGCGGCCAAGCCGCTGCGGTGGGCGGCGGACACCGTGGCGACCATGCGCGAGGGAGCACGGCTGCGCCTCGACTACTCGGCACAGAGTCTGTGGAGCATCGACCGGATGATCGAGGGGATACGGCGGGAAGGAGCGCCGTACGCCGCCGTGCAGGAGGTGCTGCGCGGGTTCGGGGCCTACGCCGGTGAGGTGATGGCGCGTCAGACCGGGGCCGAGTGGTGGGCGACGGGCGGCGACCACTGGATCCGCACCCCCGACGGACGCCTCTGGGACCCGATCGACGAGGCCCGCCGCTGTTACGCCGGGCACGGCTCGCTGCGGCTGCTGTGCCGGGACGCGACGACGGCCGCACCCCGGAACTAGCGTCAGCGCGCGAGCACCACCGTGGCGTCGCCCTCGGTTCCGGGAGCGGCCGGCTCCAGGGCTTTGGGCTTGGCGGTCGTCCCGGCGAGGGTACGGATCTCGGGCAGGTCGGCGTAGAGGTTCTGGCCGGGGCACTCGGTCGGATAGCCGTCGCGGTGGCCGGAGATGCGGTGCAGCGTGGCCTTCTGGCCCGCCTTGTACTTGCCGTTGTCGGCACCGGCGGTGAGCACCACCGTCCCGGTCGGGTCGATGCCGTACAGGCCGAGCTTCCAGGCCGCGACCTTGGCGACCGACTTGCGCACGGCGGTGTTCGCGGTCGTCTTGGTGTAGTCGCCGAGCACCGAGACGCTGCTGGTGCCGGTGTTGAAGCCGTAGGTGTGCGCGCCGAGGACGGGTCTGTCGATGCCGCCCGCACGGCCCTCGAAGACCGTGCCGCACTTGTCGACGAGGAAGTGGTAGCCGATGTCGTTCCAGCCGTTGCTCCGCACGTGGTAGAGGAACACGCCGCGCACGATCGACGCCGAGTCGGCGCAGGTGTAGTCGTTGGTGCCCGCCGTGTGGTGGACGAACATCGCCTGGGTGCCGGTGGTGTAGGTGGGCGGGTCCTTCACCAGGGACTCGTCGGCGCCCCAGGCGGAGCGTGAGGTGACGGCGGGACGTTCGGCGGCGGGCCCACCGGCGGCCGGGGCGGCGGCGTCCGGTTCGACGACCGTGGTGTGCACGGCGTCCGACCCGCCGTCCGGGTCGACCAGCTCGACGCGCAGCCCCTCGGGCAGCCGCGTGCCCGACACCCGCACCTGGATGCCGTCCGAGGGCCCGGTCCACAGCGGCTGGGTGCCGCCCCGGACTCCGGCGCGGTGGCGGTCGGGGCCGGTCTCGGGCGTCCGGACGTCGGTGTCGAGGGCGTGCCACGCGCTCCATTCGCCGCTCTCGCGGGAGCGGGTGCGTACCTGCGCGGTACCGTCCAGGGCCGCGGCCGGGTCGTCCCAGGTGACGCCGATCATGCTGAACGGCTCGGTGGTGCGCGGGGCGAGGGACCGCTCGTGCGGGTCACCGTCCGGCACCCGGACGGTGTGCACGCCGTCGGAGGAGGAGGTCCGGGCGGGCTGGGTGAGGCCGAGCGTGCCGGCGGCCAGGGCGGTGGCGACGGCGGTGTGCAGCAGGAGGCGTGTCATGCGCGGCTCGATTCCGGTCCTCTGGGGGGCGATGGGATGCGGTGATCGTCATCGTCATTCCCCCCTGTGGAGCTGTCCGTTCGGTCTGCCGGAGAAATCCGGCAAACGGCGGAGGAGCGGCGCAGGACCGGCAGGGGCCCCGTGCGGTGCACGGAGCCCCCGAGGTGTCACGGCGTCAGCGTCCGGCCGGGTTGGCGTCCGTCGGTGTGCCCAGCGTGGGCTTGCTGAAGACGACGGAGTCGGCGTAGCCGAGGCCGGTGCTGTTGCTCGGCGGTCCAGCAGGATGCCGTCGCCCCCGTCCTCGCCGTCGGCGCCGAACGTGAGGCCCGCCCGGCCGAAGCCGGACACTGGCCACATCGGCACCCGGCGTCACACGGTGCCACTCACCCAGCGCACACCTGCGACGGCCATACGTCGCCCGGTTGTGCAGATTCGCGTGCTCGCGCAGTACGGTTGCCGCGGTCCGTACCGCGCGGGGAGCCCCCGCGTGCTGTGACATTTCTCCGCAGCCCGGCGCTGATCAACGTGGAGGACGTGGCACGGACGCGTTCCCCGCGGTGCGGGCGCACCGGGCAGGGCATGCCGGGCATCCGGGATGTTCCGGCCGGAGCGGATCCGCCGCGAACCCGGTACGGACGAGGACGGTTTTTGGGCCAGCGAGGGGAACCCCGGCGCACGCAGGAGCGCGACGGGGAACTGGGCGCGGCCGTCGCGCGGGCCCAGAACGGTGACGAGGCGGCCTTCGCGGTCGCCTACCGGATCGTGCAGCCCGGACTGCTCGGCTACTTGCGCGGACTGGTCGGGGAGGACGCGGAGGACGTGGCCTCCGACGCCTGGCTGGAGATCGCCCGGGACCTGGGGCGGTTCAAGGGCGACGGGGCCGGGTTCCGCGGCTGGACGGCGACCATCGCCCGGCACCGGGCGCTGGACCACCTGCGCCGCCAGCGCGTACGGCCGAGGTCGTCCGCGCTGGAGCAGGACGTCCTGGACCTGCCCGGGCCGCACAGCACCCACGACCAGGCGCTGGAGGCCATGTCCACCGAGCAGGCCCTTCGGCTGGTCAGCGGCCTGCCGCAGGACCAGGCCGAGGCCGTGCTGCTCCGGGTCGTGGTGGGGCTGGACGGACCCGCCGCCGCCCGCGTCCTCGGCAAGCGGCCGGGGGCCGTGCGGACAGCCGCGTACCGGGGCCTGAAACGCCTCGCCACCCGGCTGGGCGCAGAAGGTGTGACGGATGAGGCTCCCCGGACGCTGGGGGAGTCGAAATGAGCGATGACGGCGGGCCGGGCGGAACGCCAGGGCCCGGTGGCCTGAACGGGGCGGACGAACGAGACGTATGGATCGGGCCCGGAACGCCGGGCCGCTGGGCCGGGTCGGCCGGGTCGTACGGACACGGCGGGCACCGCGGGACGTGTGGATCGAGCAGGGACGGAACAGAACATGGGTGAACATCAGAACGACGGCGGGTTCCCGGGCCGTCGGCGTGTGCACCCTGGGAGTTCCGCGTACGACCACCGGGCGACGTGGGACGCCGACGGCCGGCTGCCCGGCCACCGCGGGACGGCCGGCCTCGGCTCCCGTCCCCTCTTCGACGAGGCCGAGCTGGAGGCGCTGCTCGCGGCCGCCCTCATCCGGGACCGGATCGACGCCGAGGCCGAGCAGCGGGCCGTGGCCGCGTTCCTGGCCGCCCGGGACGCCGGAGCGCACCGGGCCCGCACCCGCCGCCGGGACGACTGGCGGCCCCGGGAGCGCCGGCATCCGGGGCGTTCGCTGAAGGCCACGCTCTCCGTGCTGCTCGCCAGTCTCACGCTGGGCGGTGTCGCGGTCGCGGCGATCGGCTCGGTGGGATCCACGGACGGCGCCGACGACCACGGCCGTCCGCCCGCCCCCACCCGCGCCCCCGGCGCCCCGGCGGGCGAGCCCACCGGCACCGCACCCGGTTCCCCGACCGGCTCCGCGTCCGCGCGCCCGGACCGCCCCGCCCCCGCCCAGGACACCGAAGCCCAGTGCCGCGCCTACGAGCAGGTCGACGGCCGGGGCAAGGCCATGGACGCGACGGCCTGGAAGCGCCTCGTCGAGGCCGCGGGCGGTGAGAGGAACGTCACGGCGTACTGCGCCAGGCAACTGGCCCGGTCCGAGGCGAAGCCCGGCAGCACCGCCAAGCCGGAGCAGAGCGCGAGCGCCCCCGGATCCGCCGGAGCCGACAACCGCTCGGGCAACGCGGACAACGGCGCCGGCAACGCGGACAACGGCGCCGGCAACGCGGACAACGGGCCGGGTGCCGCGCAGAGCGGCGGGGACGGTGCCGCCGACGGCGCCTCGTCCGGCGCCAAGGGCAAGCCCGCCCAGCCCGACGACCGCCGCCCGTAGCGGATTCGGCAACAGGAGCCGGAGCATCACGTAGCGCCGACGGCTTCAACTACGTCGCCTCGTCGGCACCTCGATCGGGCACGGTCGTCGTGGTCACTGTCGCCGCAGCGAAGCAGTGGACGCCGGTGATCGACCCGCCACCTTGGCCGTCGCCCCGACACTCGGCCCGGCCGCCGGGCTGCTCGTCGGCATGTACCCGGCTTGGAGAGCGTCCCGCATCCCGCCCGGCGAAGCGCTGCGCCGTTGACGCCGAGCGCGAAGGGGCGGTATGCGCCGGAGACGGCCGAGGCCGCCACCCCCCACAGGAGAGGCCCCGGCCGTCGCGCGGCACGGACCGCGCGGCGGCCCGTACTCCCTACAGCGTCCGGGGTGCGTTTTCTGTCACACCCCACCGTGTCACGGCTTAGTTGCATCCTGGGCGGACATGGACGGGGAGTGGTTTCAGGTCGTAACGTGCCTTTCGCGCCAACGCGGAGGCACCAAGACCACCGCAACCACCTGCGGTCCTGCTACCGCAACCATCAATTGAGGAACCACAACGGCGAGAACCCGGTCCGCGAAAAGCGGCACCGGTTTAGGCGCATAAGGGGTGCGGTGCTGGGGGACGACGCGGAGCTGACCGCCGCGGTGCGCGCGGCACAGGACGGAGACGAAAACGCGTTCCGGACTGTGTACCGGGCCGTGCACCCGCGGCTGCTCGGGTACGTACGGACGCTGGTCGGCGACCCCGAGGCCGAGGACGTGACGTCCGAGGCATGGTTGCAGATCGCCCGGGACCTGGAGCGGTTCACCGGCGACGCGGACCGCTTCCGCGGCTGGGCCGCACGGATCGCCCGCAACCGCGCGCTGGACCACATACGCATGCGCGGGCGCCGGCCCGCGATCGGCGGCGACGAGACGGAACTGACCGGCCGGGCCGCCGAGTCCGACACCGCCGACGAGGCCATCGAGGCACTCGCCACCGACGGTACGTTCTCCCTGATTTCCCGGTTGCCGCAGGACCAGGCCGAGGCGGTCGTGCTGCGGGTGGTGGTGGGGCTCGACGCGAAGACCGCCGCCGAGACCCTCGGCAAGCGCCCGGGCGCCGTCCGTACGGCGGCCCACCGGGGCCTGAAGCGGCTCGCCGAACTGCTCGGCGGCGATCCGGAGGCCGATCCGGAATCGGCCGGAGTGCTCGACGCCCTGCCGCCCCAGCGAGAACCGCGCGGCGGTGCCATGGCGTCCGCACGTGTGACGCACAGCGTCGCGCGGACGCAGAAGGATGTGTGATGGCCGACGAGCAGTACTGGTGGCTGGACCGCGAGACGGCGGAGCGTTTGCTGAGCGGAGAGCCACTCGAAGCTGTCGACGGCGCCGCCCGGGACGAGGCCGAACGGCTCGCCGCAGCACTTCGCGCGCTCTCCGCCTCACCCCCGCTGACCAGCGAGGAACTCCCCGGTGAGGCCGCGGCGATGGCCGCCTTCCGTAAGGCGCGAGCGGAACGCGCATACACCGGAGCGGCCCCTGCGGCCGACGGCGGACGGGCCGGTACCGAGGTCGCCGACGCCGGGCTGGTCCGGATCGGAACCCCGCGCGGCAGCGGCCCCGGCGACGTCCGGCGGCCTCGCTGGGCCCGTCCCGTGCGCCTCGCCCTGGCCGCCGTGCTGGCCGTCGGCATGACCGGCGGTACCGCCCTCGTGGCCGGAACCGGAGCCCTGAAGGCACCGTTCGGCAACGACGAGCCCCACCCCGGCTCCTCGGTCTCGGCCGCTGTCACTCCGCCCGAGCGCCCGCTGGTGTCGCCCTCGCCGAGCGACGCCGCGCAGGGCGGGTCCACGCCCGACGACGCCCCGAGCGGCGGCTCGACGGGCGACGCCGGTGACCCCGGACGGGATGTGGCGGGCGACGACCCGGCCCCGCAGCCCGGCGCCGGCGACCGGGGCGACCGCCCCGGTGACAGCCGCGGGGAGATCGCTTCGGCCTGCCGCGATCTCCGCGACGGAAAGCGGCTGGACGCCGACCGCGGGCGCGCCCTGCGGGACGCGGCGGGCGGCTCCCGGGTCTGGAAGTACTGCACGGGCGTCCTGTCCGGCGGCCGCTCGGGCGAGCGGCAGGACGGGGACACGGACCGGCGCAACCGCGAGGACAGGTCCGGGGAGCAGGACCGGAAGCGGGACGAGGCCGAGAAGAAGGACGAGAGGCGGGGCGGGAAGCGGGCCGAGAAGCAGGACGAGAGGCAGGGCGGCGACGATGACCGCGCGGGCCGAGGTCGGTCCGCGCGGTCTCTCGCACCGCTGTGACCTGCAGTTTCGTACTCCGTGAAAATATCATCGCCGAGGGTGTGACGTTTTCGGCCGCCCCGGCGCAGTAATGAGTGAGCCGACTGGTCATCGGCCGTCGCACGGAGCCGGGGTTCCCCCCGTACCCACGGCTCGTGCACCTGAGCGCGGGCGGGACACGTTCCCCCGGTCCCGCCCGCGCCCCATCTCCCCTTCCGCGTCCTCACCAGGACACGACGACCTTGTCGCCGTCGCGGACCTGCGCGTACAGCTCCGCGATCGCCCCCTCGTCCCGTACGTTGACGCAGCCGTGCGAGGCGCCCGCGTAGCCCCGGGCCGCGAAGTCGGGGGAGTAGTGCACGGCCTGGCCGCCGCTGAAGAACATCGCGTAGGGCATGGGCGAGTCGTAGAGCGTCGACACGTGGTCGCGGGACTTCCAGTAGACGGAGAACACACCCTCCCTGGTCGGTGTGCCGCGCGAGCCGAAGCGGACCGCCATCGTCGACACGGTCCGGCCGTCGATCATCCAGCGCAGCGTCCTGCTGGTCTTGTCGATGCACAGCACCCGCCCGGTCGTGCAGCGCGGGTCCGGTGGATCGGCCGGCTGGCCGCCCATGAGGTACAGGTCCCAGGTGCCCGGCTCGCGGGTCATCCGCAGTAGCCGCTGCCAGGTGACGGTGTCGGTCCGCCCGGTGCGCGGCAGCCCCCGCTTGCCCTGGAAGCCGCTGACCGCCCGCTCGGTCGACTCGTCGTACGTGCCGGTCGGCCCGTCGAAGAGCCAGGCGACCTGCCGCAGCCGGGCCTGGAGCTCGCGGACGTCCCGGCCGGTGTCGCCGCGGGACCACAGCACACGCGGCGGGACGGGGGCGGTGCCGGGCTTGTCGTCGCCGGGCGGGGCGGGAGCGGTGTCCGGTCCGCCGTCGTCGTCGGGGGTGCGCGGCGGGGGCGGGGTGTCGCCGGGTAACTCGATGTGCACCGGTGAGCGGCGCTTTCCGTCGCCGTCGGGGGCCTGCACGGTACAGCCGGCCAGCACGGCCGCCCCGGCGACTGCCACTGCGATCGCTGCTCTGCCCATGCCCGTGGTACGCACGCGGCCCTCCGTCGTCTCACCGGTGTGCCCGGATCGTCACCTGAGATGTTCCCCTGGGGTGACCCGTCCCGAACCAGAGGGCATGGTGGTGAGCGAGGTTCATTCGGACCGTCCTGCGGGAGGCATCAGACCATGGCGCGCGAGTCGGAGTCCGGGCTGCCCATCGAACCGGTCTACGGGCCGGACGACCTGCGGGACTGGGACCCGGCACAGAAGCTGGGGGAGCCGGGGGCGTACCCCTTCACCCGTGGCGTGTACCCGACCATGTACACCGGCCGGCCCTGGACGATGCGCCAGTACGCGGGCTTCGGCACGGCGACCGAGTCCAACGCCCGCTACCGGCAGCTGATCGCCCACGGCACGACCGGCCTGTCGGTCGCCTTCGACCTGCCCACCCAGATGGGCCACGACTCCGACGCCCCGCTCGCCCACGGCGAGGTCGGCAAGGTGGGCGTCGCCGTCGACTCCGTCGACGACATGCGGGTGCTGTTCGGCGACATCCCTCTGGACCAGGTCTCGACGTCGATGACGATCAACGCCCCCGCGGCCCTGCTGCTGCTCCTCTACCAGCTCGTCGCGGAGGAGCAGGGCGTCGGTGCCGACCGGCTCACCGGGACGATCCAGAACGACGTCCTGAAGGAGTACATCGCCCGCGGGACGTACATCTTCCCGCCGAAGCCCTCGCTGCGCCTGACCGCCGACATCTTCAAGTACTGCCGGGCCGAGATCCCGAAGTGGAACACCATCTCGATCTCCGGCTACCACATGGCCGAGGCGGGAGCCTCCCCGGCGCAGGAGATCGCGTTCACCCTCGCCGACGGCATCGAGTACGTCCGCACGGCGGTCGAGGCCGGAATGGACGTCGACGACTTCGCGCCCCGCCTGTCCTTCTTCTTCGTCGCCCGTACGACGCTCCTGGAGGAGGTGGCCAAGTTCCGTGCAGCGCGCCGGATCTGGGCGCGGGTGATGAGGGAGGAGTTCGGCGCGGAGAACCCCAAGTCGCTGATGCTGCGCTTCCACACGCAGACGGCGGGCGTCCAGCTGACGGCCCAGCAGCCGGAGGTGAACCTGGTCCGCGTCTCGGTCCAGGCCCTGGCGGCGGTCCTGGGCGGCACCCAGTCCCTGCACACCAACTCCTTCGACGAGGCCATCGCCCTGCCCACGGACAAGTCCGCCCGCCTGGCGCTCCGTACCCAGCAGGTCCTCGCGTACGAGACCGACGTGACGGCGACCGTCGACCCCTTCGCGGGCTCCTACGTCGTCGAGAAGATGACGGACGACGTGGAGGCGGCGGCCGTCGAACTGATGGCCAAGGTCGAGGAGCTGGGCGGCGCGGTCGGCGCCATCGAGCGCGGCTTCCAGAAGAACGAGATCGAGCGCAGCGCCTACCGCATCGCCCAGCAGACCGACTCCGGCGAACGTGTCGTCATCGGCGTCAACCGCTTCCAGCTCGACGAGGAGGAGCCGTACGAGCCCCTGCGGGTGGATCCGGCGATCGAGGCCCAGCAGGCGGAGCGGCTGGCCAGGCTTCGCGCCGAGCGCGACCAGCCGACGGTGGACGCGGCCCTGGCCGCCCTGAAGAAGGCCGCCGAGGGCGAGGACAACGTCCTGTACCCGATGAAGGACGCGCTGCGGGGCCGTGCCACGGTCGGCGAGGTGTGCAACGCCCTGCGGGAGGTGTGGGGGACGCACGTCCCGGCCGACGCGTTCTAGCTAGGGGGTGTCGCTCAGGGTGCGGGCCGGATACACCGCGGCGGCCGGGGTCTGTAGCGGGGACACCGTGCTGATGAGTTGTCCGTCGCGGGTGCGTGACCAGAGACCGGCGCGCGCCATGTACCGCCTCAGTCCGTCGCCCGTGTCGCCCGCCCAGCCCACATAGCCGTCCGGCCGTACCAGGAACAGGCCCTTTCCGTACGTCGCCTGCTCCGCCCCGCCGACGCCGTGCACCGGCTCCGGCAGCGCCGGTGCCTTCGTCCCCACAGCCACCAGCGTCCAGTGCGGTCCCCGGAAGGCGTCGAAGAGCCGTACCCCTCCCAGCGTGCCGTCCGGTGCGCGGTCGCCGGCCCGGAGGGCGCCCGGGGTCGTACGGGTCTCCTCCGTGAGTGACGACTCCCGGTATCCCAGCCCCAGTTGGCGGGTCGCCTCGCCGCGCCGGGTCTCCCCGCGGTGGACGCTCGTCGACAGGCCGAGCATGTCCGCGGCGATCGGCCGCCGTTCCTCCTCGTAGGTCTCGAGGAGCGACGCCGGCGCACCGCCCTTCAGCACCGCGCCCAGCTTCCACCCCAGGTTGTAGGCGTCCTGGACGCTGGTGTTGAGGCCCTGGCCGCCGGCCGGGGAGTGCACGTGCGCCGCGTCGCCGGCGAGGAAGACCCGCCCGGAGCGGAAGCGGTCCGCCAGGGCCGCCCGGGGGCGGAAGTCCGAGGCCCAGCGCACCTGGGTCACGGCCTCCGGCGTGAGGTGCGAGCGGGCGGCGACGACCTTCCGGATGCCCTCCAGGGAGAGGTCCGGGGCCGTCAAGTCCGGGATCCGCGCCACCAGCTGGAAGTCCTCCGTGCCGGCCAGCGGGCAGATCGCGAGGAAGCCGTCGCCGTCCCCGCCCGGCGGGAAGATGTGCCAGTGGTCCCGGTCCAGGCCGCTGATCCGGACGTCCGCCACGAGCGTCGGCTTCGGGTCGACGGTCTCGCCCGTCATGCCGATGCCGAGGAGTCGGCGTACGGTCGAGCGGCCGCCGTCCGCCGCGACGGCGTACCGGGCGGTGACGGGCTCACCGGAGGCGAACTCCGCGCGGACCCCGTCCGCGTCCTGCGTCAGGCCGACGACCTCCCGGCCGAAGGCCACCGTCCCTCCCAGCTCCGCGAGCCGTGCCCGCAGGATCTGCTGCGTGCGCCACTGCGGCACCATCCACGGCTCGGTGTACGGCGAGTCCTCGCTCGGCTCGGCCGGGTCGAACATCCGGTGCTCGCCCGCCCGCCTGCCGTCCTGCCAGATCACCCCCACCGGGTAGGGGCTGCCCGCCGCGCGGATCGCGTCGAGCACGCCCAGGTCGTCGAAAACCTCCATCGTGCGCGGCTGGATGCCCTTGCCGCGCGAACCGGGGAACAGCGCCGGAGCCCGCTCGACCACCAGCGCGGCCACACCACGCCGGGCGAGATCGACGCCGAGCGCCAGACCGGTCGGGCCGGCGCCCACCACCAGTACGTCCCTGTCCATGCGCCACCCTCTCCTTAACGCTGTTAAGTGACCTCTGCCCCGAGCGTCGCCTTAACGGTGTTAAGTTGTCAAGCGTGAGTACGGAACGACGCGAGCCCCTGGACCGCCGACGCGTCGCGGACAGCGCGCTGCGGCTGCTGAACGAGGTGGGCCTGGACGGCCTGACCCTTCGCGCCATCGCCCGGGAACTGGACGTGAAGGCGCCCGCCCTCTACTGGCACTTCAAGGACAAGCAGGCGCTGCTCGACGAGATGGCGACGGAGATGTACCGCCGGATGGTCGCCGGGGCCTCGCTCGATCCGGCCGACACCTGGCGGGAACGGTTGCTGAAGGCCAACCGCGGGCTGCGCGCCGCCCTGCTGGGCTACCGGGACGGCGCCAAGGTGTTCAGCGGCTCACGCTTCACGGGCATCGAGCACGCCGGGCAGATGGAGGACAACCTGCGCCTGCTGACGGCCGCCGGCTTCACCCTCCCCCAGGCGGTCCGCGCGCTCACCACGGCGTATCTGTACACGCTGGGCTTCGTCACCGAGGAGCAGGGCGTCCAGCCGCTGCCGGGCGAGCGGCGCGAGGGCTACGACGTGAACGAACGCGCCCGCCTGATGGCCGACTTTCCCTTGTCGGCCCAGGCGGGCGCGGAGATCTTCGAGGATTACGACGGGCACTTCGAGGAGGGGCTGGCGCTCGTGATCGGGGGGATCGGGGCGCGGTACGGGGTCGCGTGACGCCCCGGGGTCTCATCCCCGGCTCGCGCGTGCCCGTCGTACGGCCCGGGTGACCGCGGGGGGCAGCAGGTCCTTGGCGAGCCGGCGGGCCCGGGACGGGGCCGGCCGGGCCGGGCGTGCGGCGCGGGACTCGGTGACCTTGGCGGCCGGGGCGTTGGGCGGGATCGGCGCCACGTAGTGCCGGGAGGGCGGGAAGGGTGGCGGCTTCATGCCCTTGGACCGGGCGCGGACCAGCCGGTGCCCGGCCGCCTCCTGCACGCTCAGCCCGCAGTCCGAGCGCTGCCGCAGCATGGCGAGCAGCTCCTCCTGGAGCGGCTCGGGGTCGCCCCAGGTGCCGTACAGCTTCTGCGTGCTGAGACAGACCGGGCGCAGGCCGCGGTTGAGGACGGCCTCCCAGGCGGCGACCGAGACGCCCGGGGTGTGCTCGGAGCGGAAGTCGTCGAGAACCACGATGCCCTCGGGCATCAGGATGTCGTGGGCCGCGCCGATGTCGCCGTACACGTGCTCGTACAGGTGTGAGGCGTCGACGTGGACGAAGCGGCAGCTGCCGGGGGCCACCTTCTCGGACACCACCGAGCTGGGGGCCGCGATCACCGTCGGCAGGGTGTCGTGGAAGGAGAGGTAGTTCCGCTCGAAGGCCTGCTGGGTGAGCGAGGCGTACGACTTCGTCGCCTCCGCCTGGTTGGCCCCGTCGGGGGCGTCGCCCTCGAACAGGTCGCAGACGGTGAACTTCTCGCCGTCCTGGAGATGATGGCCGAGGAGGATCGCGCTCTTGCCCATGTAGACGCCGAGCTCCAGCAGGTCTCCGCGCATCCCCTGCTTCTGCTGCCGCTCCAGGAACCAGGTGAACAGCATCTGGTCCAGCGGCGGGAACCAGCCCGGGACGTCGGCGAGTTCGCCGGGGTACGTGTCGGTCACTTGTGCGTTGGTCATGAGACGAGCCTTCTCCCTGAGCGGTGCCCAAACCGACGGTTGGTTGAACGTCCCGTGAACAGCTCAGCGGGCCTTGGCCAGCAAGGCCCGCAGCCGCGGGGTCAGCGGCTTCTCGACATACTTGTTCAGCAACCACGCCAGCAGCAGCATTGAGGCCACTGTCAGGGCGAATGTCGCCGCGGACGGCAGACCCAGGCCGCGGTGCAGGGCGTGGATCACCACCCAGCCGAGGTGCTCGTGGACGAGGTAGAACGGATACGTCAGCGCCCCCGCCACCGTCAGCCAGCGCCAGTTCGCCCAGCGCAGCCAGCCCAGCGCGATCGCCGCGACCGCGACGAATCCGAAGGTCACGACGGCGACGATGCCGACCGAGGAGCGGTACGAGAAACCGCCCGCTTCGGGGGCGTGCCACAGCCCCTGCACCGCGTAGTGCTGACCGATCAGCCAGCTCACGGCGACGATGCCCCACCCGTAGGCGTCCCGCCGGTCGAGGTGGACGAGGTAGAGGCCGACACCGCCGATGAAGAAGGGGGCGTACTCGGGCATCACGACGATGTCGAGCAGTGGCATGTGCGCGTTCGCCGAGATCACCGCCGCCAGCGTCCAGCCGGCGCAGAACATGATCACCCGGCGGCGGTTCGCCCCGGGGAGCACGACGCACAGCGCGAACAGCGCGTAGAAGCGGACCTCCGCCCACAGCGTCCAGCACACCCCGAGCACCCGGTCCACGCCCAGCGGCATCTGAAGCATGGTCAGGTTCACCAGGGCGTCGCTCGGCGAGACCGCCTTGTAGGCCACCATGGGCAGCGCGAACACCGCCGTCACGAGCACGACCGCCACCCAGTAGGCGGGCAGCAGCCGGGAGGCGCGGGAGGCGAAGAA encodes the following:
- a CDS encoding N-acetylmuramoyl-L-alanine amidase translates to MTRLLLHTAVATALAAGTLGLTQPARTSSSDGVHTVRVPDGDPHERSLAPRTTEPFSMIGVTWDDPAAALDGTAQVRTRSRESGEWSAWHALDTDVRTPETGPDRHRAGVRGGTQPLWTGPSDGIQVRVSGTRLPEGLRVELVDPDGGSDAVHTTVVEPDAAAPAAGGPAAERPAVTSRSAWGADESLVKDPPTYTTGTQAMFVHHTAGTNDYTCADSASIVRGVFLYHVRSNGWNDIGYHFLVDKCGTVFEGRAGGIDRPVLGAHTYGFNTGTSSVSVLGDYTKTTANTAVRKSVAKVAAWKLGLYGIDPTGTVVLTAGADNGKYKAGQKATLHRISGHRDGYPTECPGQNLYADLPEIRTLAGTTAKPKALEPAAPGTEGDATVVLAR
- a CDS encoding RNA polymerase sigma factor, whose translation is MGQRGEPRRTQERDGELGAAVARAQNGDEAAFAVAYRIVQPGLLGYLRGLVGEDAEDVASDAWLEIARDLGRFKGDGAGFRGWTATIARHRALDHLRRQRVRPRSSALEQDVLDLPGPHSTHDQALEAMSTEQALRLVSGLPQDQAEAVLLRVVVGLDGPAAARVLGKRPGAVRTAAYRGLKRLATRLGAEGVTDEAPRTLGESK
- a CDS encoding RNA polymerase sigma factor — encoded protein: MLGDDAELTAAVRAAQDGDENAFRTVYRAVHPRLLGYVRTLVGDPEAEDVTSEAWLQIARDLERFTGDADRFRGWAARIARNRALDHIRMRGRRPAIGGDETELTGRAAESDTADEAIEALATDGTFSLISRLPQDQAEAVVLRVVVGLDAKTAAETLGKRPGAVRTAAHRGLKRLAELLGGDPEADPESAGVLDALPPQREPRGGAMASARVTHSVARTQKDV
- a CDS encoding L,D-transpeptidase family protein — translated: MGRAAIAVAVAGAAVLAGCTVQAPDGDGKRRSPVHIELPGDTPPPPRTPDDDGGPDTAPAPPGDDKPGTAPVPPRVLWSRGDTGRDVRELQARLRQVAWLFDGPTGTYDESTERAVSGFQGKRGLPRTGRTDTVTWQRLLRMTREPGTWDLYLMGGQPADPPDPRCTTGRVLCIDKTSRTLRWMIDGRTVSTMAVRFGSRGTPTREGVFSVYWKSRDHVSTLYDSPMPYAMFFSGGQAVHYSPDFAARGYAGASHGCVNVRDEGAIAELYAQVRDGDKVVVSW
- a CDS encoding methylmalonyl-CoA mutase family protein is translated as MARESESGLPIEPVYGPDDLRDWDPAQKLGEPGAYPFTRGVYPTMYTGRPWTMRQYAGFGTATESNARYRQLIAHGTTGLSVAFDLPTQMGHDSDAPLAHGEVGKVGVAVDSVDDMRVLFGDIPLDQVSTSMTINAPAALLLLLYQLVAEEQGVGADRLTGTIQNDVLKEYIARGTYIFPPKPSLRLTADIFKYCRAEIPKWNTISISGYHMAEAGASPAQEIAFTLADGIEYVRTAVEAGMDVDDFAPRLSFFFVARTTLLEEVAKFRAARRIWARVMREEFGAENPKSLMLRFHTQTAGVQLTAQQPEVNLVRVSVQALAAVLGGTQSLHTNSFDEAIALPTDKSARLALRTQQVLAYETDVTATVDPFAGSYVVEKMTDDVEAAAVELMAKVEELGGAVGAIERGFQKNEIERSAYRIAQQTDSGERVVIGVNRFQLDEEEPYEPLRVDPAIEAQQAERLARLRAERDQPTVDAALAALKKAAEGEDNVLYPMKDALRGRATVGEVCNALREVWGTHVPADAF